A region of the Desulfobacter postgatei 2ac9 genome:
CTTGCAACTGAAAATGAAGATGTCAGATCTCTCAGGGAGCTTCTGGTCATCGGCCTGAAAGGGATCTGTGCATACGCTGATCATGCCGCTGTCCTTGGTGTCACGAAAGATGAGATTTGGAATTTTCTGTATGAGGCATTAACCTCCACAACCCAGGATCTGAGTGTTGATGACATGGTTGCGATGGTCATGAAAGCCGGTGAAACAGCCGTGACCGCAATGGCGGCGTTGGACCAGGCCAATACCCAGGCCTACGGCAACCCGGAGATAACAGAAGTCAATCTCGGTGTGGGTACAAACCCCGGCATTCTGATTTCCGGCCACGACCTGAAAGACATGGAAGAATTGCTGGAGCAGACAAAAGGTACGGGCGTTGATGTGTATACCCATGGGGAAATGCTGCCTGCCAATTATTATCCTGCATTTAAAAAATACGATCACCTGAAAGGCAATTACGGCGGATCCTGGTGGCACCAGAATGAAGATTTCGAAACCTTTAACGGTCCCGTCCTGATGACAACAAACTGCATTATCCCCATTAAAAAGAAAAATACATATCAGGATAAGGTTTTCACGACCGGCGTTGTTTCCTATCCGGGCACAACGCATATTCCGGACAGGACAGATGGCGGCGCCAAAGATTTTTCAAAGATTGTTGAACTTGCAAAAACTTGTCAGCCTCCCACAGAGATAGAAACGGGTACAATCGTTGGCGGATTTGCACACAATCAGGTGCTGGCACTGGCGGATAAGGTTGTGGAAGCCGTTAAATCAGGAGCGATCAAGCGCTTCATCGTCATGGCCGGATGCGATGGCCGCCAGAAAGACAGAAACTATTTCACCGAAGTTGCTGAAAAATTACCGAAAGATACGGTGATACTCACTGCCGGGTGTGCAAAATACAGGTACAATAAACTCAATTTGGGAGATATCGGCGGAATTCCAAGAGTGCTGGACGCAGGACAGTGCAACGACTCTTACTCCCTGGCCGTGATAGCCATGAAACTGCGGGATGCTTTTGGGCTGGATCACATTAACGACCTGCCGCTCTCTTTTGATATCGGTTGGTATGAACAAAAAGCCGTGGCTGTTTTGTTGGCATTGCTGTACCTGGGTGTTAAGGGGATTCGTTTAGGTCCTACGCTGCCCGCTTTTGTCTCACCGACAGTGTTGAATGTTCTGGTTGAAAATTTTGATATCAAGCTTATTGGTGACGTTGAAGCAGATATTGAAGCCATGATGGCCGGTAATTAGAAAACAGCGGAATAGGTAATGATCAGCTTGAAAAAGTAGTATAAAACAAGTTCCATTAAAAAAGCAGCCGTTAGAATGAATCTTAACGGCTGCTTTTTTATTAAGAGACGTAATTCACATAAATCAGTCTGGTGATGGTTAGAAGCACCATGGTCAGGAAAATGGGCCGGATAAAGGGCGTCCCTCGTTTGATGGCCATTCCCGAGCCGATATTGGCACCGATAATCTGCCCGACCGCCATAACCAGACTTACGGTGTACAGGGCATTTCCCCCTGCGATAAACAGGGCTAAAGCCGTTTCGGGGAATAATACATTCCGGAGACCATTTTTAAAATTCATAATTTGAGCTCTCCGGGTATGCTACACACCGGGATAGGTTCCATTTTATGCCGGTTGGCCCGGTTGAATTTCCGGTACACTTCCAGAACATTTTTCTGATGATCTGTTATATCCCGGCTTTTGTCGCCGGCGTCATAGGTCATGGCCCATTCCAGTTCATCATAGGAGGCACCGATCTGGCTTTCGTCCGTACGGTTGTCTTCCCAAAGCCCGTCGGTTGGCCGGGCTGACAGTATATCCCGGCTTACACCAAGATAACGGCCTAAAGCATACACCTCGGTTTTCATCAGGTCTCCAATGGGGGATATATCCACGCCGCCGTCTCCGTATTTGGTGTAAAATCCAACACCGAAATCCTCCACCTTGTTTCCGGTACCGGTCACGAGCATTCGGTGATGGGAGGCAAAGGCGTACAGGGTGATCATGCGAAGTCTGGCCCGGGTGTTGGCCATGGTCAGACCATCCTGAATGGCTGACGGCAAGGTTGTTTTTATCTGTTCAAACACCGGGGTCAGATTAACATCATGGCCTGTGACATTGTCATAGGTTTTGGAGAGCCAGGCAATGTGTTCGCCGGCCCGGGAGAGCTGATCCGATGCCTGGTGGATGGGCATGTTCAAGACGATTACGGGGTAACCGGTCCTTGCACATAACGTTGATGTAACAGCCGAATCAATCCCGCCGGATACGCCGATGGTGAATCCTTTTAATCCGGATGCGTCGACATAGTCTTTCAGCCAGTTGATGATGTGGGCAGCCACTTTTTCTGCATTCATATTTTTTCCTTGCATGGATGGCGCGCTTGGGTTTCCAAATCCCGGCAGGCAGACTGCCGGGTGTATTCATACAGGATGATGGAGGCGGCCACGCTGACATTCAGGCTCTGGGAGCGCCCGTACTGCGGAATGGTCAGCCGTTTTACTTCCGGGAACAGGTCCGGTTCAAAGCTGAGGCCGAATTCCTCATGACCAAAGACAAAAGCGCTTTTTTCAGGCAGGGCCACATCCATTACCGGATCTCCCTGACCCGGTTCAAGTATAAATGGGGTGTATCCCCTTTCAAGAAGTTCGGCGTAACACGAGATGAACCGGCTGTGGAATTTTGCCGGCACATATTTGAATGCGCCCCTGGCAGGTGCGGGGTCAAAGAATTCGGTGCCGATAAGATGAACCTCATGGCAGCCAAAAGCTTCTGAACTTCTGAATATTTTGCCGATGTTAAAGGTGGGTTTCAGGCCGTCCAGAACAAGGATGCATTTGTGAATGCCCGGCGTGGCCAGGCGGTTTTTATTCCGGTGGCGACGGAACCGGCGTCTTGCCTCTTCTTTTGCATCCTTGATCATCATTCTTGCCTTATATGAGCCCATAACCTTTTTTCCCAATTAAAATTTAAGTGTTTTGTATACACCCTTGCCGTGAAAATTGCAAAATTGTTTAACTGTGGTTTTTTCGAATTCCTAATACAGCCATGGTCAGGCGGGAGACGCAGATTAACTCTCCTTTATCGTTTTTAATGTCAA
Encoded here:
- the hcp gene encoding hydroxylamine reductase — translated: MFCFQCQETAKNQGCTINGICGKKGSTANLQDLLIYNLKGIALLAQKAKNAGADVPTANGKFIAEGLFTTITNTNFNDENLINWIIRAQAVKKKLFDSVKDKIGSDLHDCATWFSDDTSAFEAKAEAVGVLATENEDVRSLRELLVIGLKGICAYADHAAVLGVTKDEIWNFLYEALTSTTQDLSVDDMVAMVMKAGETAVTAMAALDQANTQAYGNPEITEVNLGVGTNPGILISGHDLKDMEELLEQTKGTGVDVYTHGEMLPANYYPAFKKYDHLKGNYGGSWWHQNEDFETFNGPVLMTTNCIIPIKKKNTYQDKVFTTGVVSYPGTTHIPDRTDGGAKDFSKIVELAKTCQPPTEIETGTIVGGFAHNQVLALADKVVEAVKSGAIKRFIVMAGCDGRQKDRNYFTEVAEKLPKDTVILTAGCAKYRYNKLNLGDIGGIPRVLDAGQCNDSYSLAVIAMKLRDAFGLDHINDLPLSFDIGWYEQKAVAVLLALLYLGVKGIRLGPTLPAFVSPTVLNVLVENFDIKLIGDVEADIEAMMAGN
- the nadE gene encoding NAD(+) synthase, with protein sequence MNAEKVAAHIINWLKDYVDASGLKGFTIGVSGGIDSAVTSTLCARTGYPVIVLNMPIHQASDQLSRAGEHIAWLSKTYDNVTGHDVNLTPVFEQIKTTLPSAIQDGLTMANTRARLRMITLYAFASHHRMLVTGTGNKVEDFGVGFYTKYGDGGVDISPIGDLMKTEVYALGRYLGVSRDILSARPTDGLWEDNRTDESQIGASYDELEWAMTYDAGDKSRDITDHQKNVLEVYRKFNRANRHKMEPIPVCSIPGELKL
- a CDS encoding TrmH family RNA methyltransferase gives rise to the protein MGSYKARMMIKDAKEEARRRFRRHRNKNRLATPGIHKCILVLDGLKPTFNIGKIFRSSEAFGCHEVHLIGTEFFDPAPARGAFKYVPAKFHSRFISCYAELLERGYTPFILEPGQGDPVMDVALPEKSAFVFGHEEFGLSFEPDLFPEVKRLTIPQYGRSQSLNVSVAASIILYEYTRQSACRDLETQARHPCKEKI